The Heptranchias perlo isolate sHepPer1 chromosome 17, sHepPer1.hap1, whole genome shotgun sequence genome has a segment encoding these proteins:
- the ccdc71 gene encoding coiled-coil domain-containing protein 71, whose amino-acid sequence MAEQPEGQAVEAWSRISLVGQQALEDALTVFSPRSKDLLHSQRQLLIFLQGLREEGYQPTVLRSKDVYGYTACTCQVPAPGTAGTGPKAGSSSARETSPPSSSSSSTTTSTRKAPRPNGWLKPRASGVRLGARSTDPADRGASPRPSDGGGGAAPTTTTTGKPAGEAKRHRYPERNLLSKREPETTRRAQQRAPPEETAARRDRTAQPGYTERHVPPRKTRLQLLRSKVIKVDDSSSDEEVRRKAQEILRVNLSPVIKIRPITYPN is encoded by the coding sequence ATGGCCGAGCAGCCCGAGGGCCAGGCCGTGGAGGCCTGGTCCCGGATCTCCCTGGTGGGCCAGCAGGCCCTGGAGGACGCGCTGACCGTCTTCAGCCCCCGGTCCAAGGACCTGCTGCACTCCCAGCGCCAGCTGCTGATCTTCCTGCagggcctgagggaggagggttaCCAGCCCACCGTGCTCCGCAGCAAGGACGTCTACGGCTACACCGCCTGCACCTGCCAGGTGCCAGCGCCGGGCACCGCGGGCACCGGCCCCAAGGCAGGGTCCAGCTCGGCCCGGGAGACcagcccgccctcctcctcctcctcctccaccaccacctccacccgGAAGGCGCCCAGACCCAACGGCTGGCTGAAGCCGCGGGCCTCCGGCGTCAGACTGGGCGCCAGGTCGACGGACCCCGCGGACCGGGGGGCTTCTCCGAGACCCTCGGACGGAGGAGGCGGCGCTGCcccgacgacgacgacgacgggcAAGCCGGCCGGCGAGGCGAAGAGGCACAGATACCCGGAGAGGAACCTCCTGTCCAAACGGGAGCCGGAGACGACGCGGCGGGCGCAGCAGCGGGCGCCGCCCGAGGAGACGGCGGCGAGGAGGGACAGGACTGCGCAGCCCGGGTACACGGAGAGGCACGTGCCACCCCGCAAAACCAGATTGCAGCTCTTGAGGTCCAAAGTTATCAAAGTGGACGACTCGTCTTCGGATGAAGAAGTGAGGCGGAAAGCCCAAGAGATTCTCCGAGTGAACCTGTCTCCTGTCATTAAAATCAGGCCGATAACCTACCCTAactag